Proteins encoded by one window of Nocardioides euryhalodurans:
- a CDS encoding GNAT family N-acetyltransferase yields MDYDFGELDFGDDSEPARARRTGWLQAVQYGFHEGRLSEEYEKLWLEHVEADGVVCRGAWLPADAFGAGPVPVATTSWFDKTLNVGREMLPLRMITDVTTSAAHRRRGLVRRLMEDCLADAAEAGLPLAALTVSEATIYGRWGFGAATFAQEATLDTGPRFGLRDHTDPGRVEFFDPRDSWPMIRDHLDRLHATSRGSVGLPAFYEPFLTGAWNFREAGPDKQLRGVVHLDADEHVDGLVLYRQDGRDEQNWRKVKVVAMLADHPTTRLSLWEFLGGIDLVRTVTWGLMPADDPLRWALRDLNALKLGSNEEFLWVRVLDVPVALGARPWAADGEVVIEVTDAQGHAAGRWLVATAGGIAKVVPTDQPAELALDAETLGTFLLGPVPVTTLHHAGRITGDETAAARLGAMADLAEPPYNLLGF; encoded by the coding sequence GTGGACTACGACTTCGGCGAGCTCGACTTCGGCGACGACTCCGAGCCTGCGCGCGCCCGGCGTACGGGCTGGCTGCAGGCCGTCCAGTACGGCTTCCACGAGGGACGCCTCAGCGAGGAGTACGAGAAGCTCTGGCTCGAGCACGTCGAGGCCGACGGCGTCGTCTGCCGCGGCGCGTGGCTGCCCGCGGACGCGTTCGGAGCCGGACCGGTGCCCGTCGCGACGACGTCGTGGTTCGACAAGACGCTCAACGTGGGCCGCGAGATGCTGCCGCTGCGGATGATCACCGACGTCACGACCAGCGCCGCCCACCGTCGCCGGGGGCTCGTACGTCGGCTGATGGAGGACTGCCTCGCCGACGCGGCCGAGGCCGGGCTGCCGCTCGCAGCGCTCACGGTCTCGGAGGCCACCATCTACGGCCGCTGGGGGTTCGGCGCCGCCACCTTCGCCCAGGAGGCCACCCTCGACACGGGCCCGCGCTTCGGGCTGCGCGACCACACCGACCCGGGGCGGGTCGAGTTCTTCGACCCCCGCGACTCGTGGCCGATGATCCGCGACCACCTCGACCGGCTCCACGCCACCAGCCGCGGCTCGGTCGGCCTGCCCGCCTTCTACGAGCCGTTCCTCACCGGCGCCTGGAACTTCCGGGAGGCCGGCCCCGACAAGCAGCTGCGCGGGGTCGTGCACCTCGACGCCGACGAGCACGTCGACGGCCTCGTGCTCTACCGGCAGGACGGCCGCGACGAGCAGAACTGGCGCAAGGTCAAGGTCGTCGCCATGCTGGCCGACCACCCCACCACCCGACTCTCCCTGTGGGAGTTCCTCGGCGGCATCGACCTGGTCCGGACCGTCACCTGGGGCCTGATGCCGGCCGACGACCCGCTGCGGTGGGCGCTGCGCGACCTCAACGCGCTCAAGCTCGGCAGCAACGAGGAGTTCCTCTGGGTGCGCGTGCTCGACGTGCCGGTCGCGCTCGGAGCGCGGCCGTGGGCCGCCGACGGCGAGGTCGTGATCGAGGTGACCGACGCCCAGGGCCACGCCGCCGGGCGCTGGCTGGTCGCGACCGCGGGCGGGATCGCCAAGGTGGTGCCGACCGACCAGCCCGCCGAGCTCGCCCTGGACGCCGAGACCCTCGGCACGTTCCTGCTCGGTCCGGTCCCCGTCACCACGCTCCACCACGCTGGTCGGATCACCGGCGACGAGACCGCCGCGGCCCGGCTGGGAGCGATGGCCGACCTCGCGGAGCCGCCGTACAACCTGCTGGGTTTCTGA
- a CDS encoding 1,4-dihydroxy-2-naphthoate polyprenyltransferase, translating to MPTTSDWLAGARPRTLPAAVAPVLAGTGVAAYVDEPVWWKAVLALVVSLALQVGVNYANDYSDGIRGTDDDRVGPLRLVGSGTATPGAVKRAAFLAFGVAGVAGLVLAATTAWWLVAVGAACVVAAWFYTGGSHPYGYLALGEVMVFVFFGLVAVVGTTYVQTGTFEEAALYAAVGIGALACAILVVNNLRDVPTDTVAGKRTLAVRLGEERTRGLYLLLVVAAAAAVVAVAAATTWTALLGLGFLVLALPALRTVLTGATERALVPVLQQTGTAELAWSVLVGVPLLLA from the coding sequence GTGCCCACCACGTCCGACTGGCTCGCCGGCGCGCGCCCCCGCACCCTCCCCGCGGCGGTCGCGCCCGTCCTCGCCGGCACCGGCGTCGCGGCGTACGTCGACGAGCCGGTGTGGTGGAAGGCCGTCCTCGCTCTCGTGGTGAGCCTCGCGCTGCAGGTCGGCGTCAACTACGCCAACGACTACTCCGACGGCATCCGCGGCACCGACGACGACCGGGTGGGGCCGCTGCGCCTGGTCGGGTCGGGCACCGCGACGCCCGGTGCCGTGAAGCGGGCGGCGTTCCTCGCGTTCGGCGTCGCCGGGGTCGCCGGGCTGGTGCTCGCGGCGACCACCGCGTGGTGGCTGGTGGCGGTCGGCGCAGCCTGTGTCGTCGCCGCGTGGTTCTACACCGGCGGCTCCCACCCCTACGGCTACCTCGCGCTCGGCGAGGTGATGGTCTTCGTGTTCTTCGGGTTGGTGGCGGTGGTCGGCACGACGTACGTCCAGACGGGCACGTTCGAGGAGGCGGCGCTCTACGCGGCCGTCGGCATCGGCGCGCTGGCCTGCGCGATCCTCGTGGTCAACAACCTCCGCGACGTCCCGACCGACACCGTCGCCGGCAAGCGCACGCTCGCCGTCCGGCTCGGCGAGGAGCGGACCCGCGGGCTCTACCTCCTGCTGGTGGTCGCCGCCGCGGCCGCGGTCGTCGCCGTCGCCGCCGCCACGACCTGGACCGCGTTGCTCGGCCTGGGCTTCCTGGTCCTGGCCCTCCCCGCGCTGCGGACCGTCCTCACCGGCGCGACCGAGCGTGCCCTCGTGCCCGTGCTGCAGCAGACCGGCACCGCCGAGCTGGCGTGGTCGGTGCTCGTGGGCGTCCCGCTGCTCCTCGCCTGA
- the dapB gene encoding 4-hydroxy-tetrahydrodipicolinate reductase: MTTKVCVAGATGWTGRPIAEAVLTSDDLVLSSAVSRSAAGQDLGTAWGGERLGVAVYGSVAEALDGVDVLIDYTSDEAVRANVLTALEHPVSVIIGTSGLTADDFVDIDRAATEAGVGVVAAGNFSLTAAMAQAASLLVARYLPCREVIDYASAGKPDAPSGTARELAERLAEVQVNSIDVPPGQTRGAVEARGTAVGGTQVHSVRLPSFVVSTEVLFGLPDERLSIRHDAGSTPTPYVGGTLLAARAVTSRTGLTRGLDRLLLDS; this comes from the coding sequence ATGACCACGAAGGTGTGCGTTGCCGGAGCAACGGGCTGGACGGGACGTCCGATCGCCGAGGCAGTGTTGACCTCGGACGATCTGGTGCTCAGTAGCGCGGTGAGTCGTTCGGCTGCCGGTCAGGACCTGGGCACGGCCTGGGGCGGTGAACGGCTCGGGGTGGCGGTCTACGGATCGGTTGCGGAGGCGCTCGACGGTGTCGACGTGCTGATCGACTACACCTCCGACGAGGCCGTTCGTGCCAACGTGCTGACCGCGCTCGAGCATCCCGTGTCGGTGATCATCGGAACCTCTGGCCTCACTGCCGACGACTTCGTCGACATCGACCGGGCCGCCACCGAGGCCGGCGTGGGTGTCGTCGCGGCTGGCAACTTCTCGCTCACGGCAGCCATGGCGCAGGCGGCATCGCTGCTTGTCGCCCGCTACCTGCCCTGTCGCGAGGTCATCGACTATGCCTCGGCTGGTAAGCCAGACGCGCCCAGCGGGACGGCCCGAGAACTGGCCGAGCGACTGGCTGAGGTGCAGGTCAACTCGATCGACGTGCCACCGGGGCAGACTCGTGGCGCGGTCGAGGCTCGCGGGACGGCGGTGGGTGGGACGCAGGTCCACTCGGTTCGACTGCCCAGCTTCGTCGTCTCGACCGAGGTCCTGTTCGGGCTTCCGGACGAGCGACTGTCGATTCGCCACGACGCCGGGAGCACGCCCACCCCCTACGTCGGAGGCACGCTGCTCGCCGCGCGTGCAGTGACCAGTCGGACCGGCCTCACGCGAGGACTGGACAGGCTCCTGCTCGACAGCTGA
- a CDS encoding YciI family protein, with translation MPQYLIYFNQQWVGDHDEAWFESRVEPSTAVVRDMQDQGVLVYAGGLVEELEEAASADATSGELVVTDGPFAETKEWLGGLTIVDVPDDESARRWAGRVAEGCGWPQEVRRFKAGSLQALTLGG, from the coding sequence ATGCCTCAGTACCTCATCTACTTCAACCAGCAGTGGGTCGGCGACCACGACGAGGCGTGGTTCGAGAGCCGCGTCGAACCGTCCACGGCCGTCGTCCGGGACATGCAGGACCAAGGCGTCCTGGTCTATGCCGGCGGACTGGTCGAGGAGCTCGAGGAAGCGGCAAGCGCGGACGCCACGAGTGGCGAGCTGGTCGTCACCGACGGGCCGTTCGCCGAGACCAAGGAATGGCTCGGTGGCCTGACCATCGTGGACGTGCCCGACGACGAGTCCGCTCGCAGGTGGGCGGGGAGGGTGGCCGAGGGGTGCGGCTGGCCGCAGGAGGTGCGCCGCTTCAAGGCCGGCTCGTTGCAGGCGCTCACGCTCGGGGGGTGA
- a CDS encoding GTP-binding protein: MPPRPSLNLGVLAHVDAGKTTLTERLLHHAGVVAEPGSVDAGTTRTDSLALERRRGITIKAAVVAFPLRGATVNVIDTPGHPDFIAEVERSLGVLDGAILVVSAVEGVQPQTRILFRALQRLRVPTLLFVNKIDRAGASPDRVVAAVRSRLTPDVLPMGTVDGAGSRAAGFTAYSGSDRGFREEECLALAEHDDGVLAAYVDGADPSSSSLARAVAAQTRACVLHPLFAGSAATGAGVAELTDGIARLLPLAAPDSGGPPSGRVFKVERGAAGEKVAYVRLFAGELRVRQRIDLPQGVGKPAGLAVHRDGEWRRTDRLLAGQVGRVLGLAEVRVGDGFGDAARAAPQHFPPPTLEAAVTAVDPAREPALRAALAELSDQDPLIRARTDEDASGGRVTVSLYGRVQQEVIGSTLAEDHGIEVTFADAAVVHVERPRARGEAVIRLNTDENPHQATIGLRIEPGPPGSGLRFATEAPARDMPLYLFRSAEGFATAVEKHVRRTLARGRHGWEVTDCVVTLTECAYSTADGPPSRRGPTSTAYDFRQVTPRVARRALARAGTVVCEPVLRVTLEVPVADAAVVQRLLGRWGAEVTAQSGSAELAGLEALLEATRLHELQRQLPDLTGGEGVMASRFECYRPVTGRPVSRRSVGRG; the protein is encoded by the coding sequence GTGCCTCCAAGACCCAGCCTCAACCTCGGCGTCCTCGCCCACGTCGACGCCGGTAAGACCACCCTGACCGAGCGGCTCCTCCACCATGCCGGAGTCGTCGCCGAGCCGGGATCGGTCGACGCCGGCACCACCCGTACCGACAGCCTCGCCCTCGAGCGACGCCGCGGGATCACCATCAAGGCCGCCGTCGTGGCGTTCCCGTTGCGGGGGGCGACGGTCAACGTCATCGACACCCCCGGGCACCCCGACTTCATCGCCGAGGTCGAGCGCAGCCTGGGGGTGCTGGACGGCGCGATCCTGGTGGTGTCCGCGGTGGAGGGGGTGCAGCCACAGACCCGGATCCTGTTCCGGGCGCTGCAGCGGCTGCGCGTGCCGACGCTGCTCTTCGTCAACAAGATCGACCGCGCCGGGGCGTCGCCCGACCGGGTCGTGGCGGCGGTCCGGTCGCGGCTCACGCCCGACGTGCTGCCGATGGGCACCGTCGACGGGGCCGGGTCGCGAGCGGCCGGCTTCACTGCGTACTCCGGCAGCGACCGCGGCTTCCGGGAGGAGGAGTGCCTCGCGCTGGCCGAGCACGACGACGGGGTGCTCGCGGCGTACGTCGACGGCGCGGACCCCTCGTCGTCCTCGCTGGCGCGGGCCGTCGCGGCGCAGACCCGGGCGTGCGTCCTGCACCCGCTCTTCGCGGGCTCGGCGGCGACCGGTGCCGGAGTGGCGGAGCTGACCGACGGGATCGCCCGGCTGCTGCCGCTCGCGGCCCCGGACAGTGGCGGTCCCCCCTCGGGGCGGGTGTTCAAGGTCGAACGGGGAGCGGCGGGGGAGAAGGTCGCCTACGTCCGGCTGTTCGCCGGGGAGCTGCGCGTACGGCAGCGGATCGACCTCCCGCAGGGGGTGGGCAAGCCGGCCGGGTTGGCGGTGCACCGGGACGGCGAGTGGCGGCGTACGGACCGGCTCCTCGCCGGACAGGTCGGCCGGGTGCTCGGCCTGGCGGAGGTGCGGGTGGGGGACGGGTTCGGCGACGCAGCCCGGGCCGCGCCCCAGCACTTCCCGCCGCCCACGCTCGAGGCGGCGGTCACGGCGGTCGACCCCGCCCGGGAGCCGGCACTGCGGGCCGCGCTCGCCGAGCTCTCCGACCAGGACCCGCTGATCCGTGCGCGGACCGACGAGGACGCGTCGGGCGGGCGGGTGACGGTGTCGCTGTACGGGCGGGTGCAGCAGGAGGTGATCGGGTCGACGCTGGCCGAGGACCACGGGATCGAGGTCACCTTCGCCGACGCAGCGGTGGTCCACGTCGAGCGGCCCCGAGCCCGGGGCGAGGCGGTGATCCGGCTGAACACCGACGAGAACCCGCACCAGGCGACCATCGGGCTCCGCATCGAGCCGGGTCCGCCCGGGTCCGGGCTCCGCTTCGCCACCGAGGCGCCGGCCCGGGACATGCCCCTCTATCTCTTCCGGAGCGCCGAGGGGTTCGCCACCGCGGTCGAGAAGCACGTCCGCAGGACACTCGCCCGGGGTCGTCACGGCTGGGAGGTGACCGACTGTGTGGTCACCCTGACCGAGTGCGCCTACAGCACTGCGGACGGGCCGCCGTCACGGCGCGGGCCGACGAGCACGGCGTACGACTTCCGGCAGGTGACGCCGCGGGTGGCCCGCCGGGCGCTGGCCCGGGCGGGGACCGTGGTCTGCGAGCCGGTCCTCCGGGTGACGCTCGAGGTGCCGGTGGCCGATGCCGCGGTCGTGCAGCGGCTGCTGGGGCGGTGGGGTGCGGAGGTGACGGCGCAGTCCGGGTCGGCGGAGCTCGCCGGCCTCGAGGCGCTGCTCGAGGCGACCCGGCTCCACGAGCTGCAGCGCCAGCTGCCCGACCTGACCGGTGGCGAGGGGGTGATGGCGTCGCGGTTCGAGTGCTACCGACCGGTGACCGGACGACCGGTCTCGCGGCGGTCCGTCGGCAGGGGGTGA
- the resB gene encoding cytochrome c biogenesis protein ResB, producing the protein MARPTRERRSGELTFTELLRWSWRQLTSMRTALVLLLLLALAAIPGSVIPQQGVDSIKTSRWQDDHPTLTPVYERLGLFDVYSSPWFAAIYLLLMISLVGCFIPRIVVYAKALRAQPPATPRNLDRLPDHTAYTTTATPAEVLDRARASLRGYRVVDRDDSVSAERGYLREAGNLLFHVSVLVVLVGFAMGGLFGYQGGVILVVGNGMSNNLTQYDDFDPGSLFGVDDLDDFYLDVDDFDVEWVADGPAAGQARKFVSHVTYQEGDGEPQEYDLRVNHPLSIGDTEVFLIGHGYAPVITVRDGNGDVVYSGPTVFLPEDQSFQSIGVVKAPDARPTQIGLEGWFYPTYAFTDETGPFSIFGRAENPAISMLVYAGDLGMDTGAPQSVYALDKDGVEPVLDDEGKPFRVDLPMGESVELPDGLGTVSFDGLERWNKITISQTPGKLVALAGVVLALVGLLGSLYIRPRRVWVRAREGGAGTLVEVAVLDRSGNGDAGAVLDRVVTALRDEPVETDEQKESS; encoded by the coding sequence ATGGCTCGTCCCACCCGCGAGCGTCGCTCCGGCGAGCTCACCTTCACCGAGCTGCTGCGCTGGTCGTGGCGGCAGCTCACCTCCATGCGGACCGCGCTGGTGCTGCTGCTCCTGCTGGCCCTCGCCGCGATCCCCGGGTCGGTGATCCCGCAGCAGGGGGTCGACTCGATCAAGACCTCCCGCTGGCAGGACGACCACCCGACGCTGACGCCGGTCTACGAGCGGCTCGGCCTCTTCGACGTCTACTCCTCGCCGTGGTTCGCCGCCATCTACCTGCTGCTGATGATCTCCCTCGTCGGCTGCTTCATCCCGCGGATCGTCGTCTACGCGAAGGCGCTGCGCGCGCAGCCACCGGCCACACCGCGCAACCTGGACCGGCTGCCCGACCACACGGCGTACACGACGACGGCGACGCCGGCCGAGGTCCTCGACCGGGCCCGCGCCTCGCTGCGCGGCTACCGCGTCGTCGACCGGGACGACTCGGTCTCCGCCGAGCGCGGCTACCTCCGCGAGGCCGGCAACCTGCTGTTCCACGTCTCGGTGCTCGTGGTGCTCGTCGGCTTCGCGATGGGCGGCCTGTTCGGCTACCAGGGCGGCGTGATCCTGGTCGTCGGCAACGGCATGTCCAACAACCTCACCCAGTACGACGACTTCGACCCCGGCTCGCTCTTCGGCGTCGACGACCTCGACGACTTCTACCTCGACGTCGACGACTTCGACGTCGAGTGGGTCGCGGACGGTCCCGCCGCGGGCCAGGCACGCAAGTTCGTCTCGCACGTGACCTACCAGGAGGGTGACGGGGAGCCGCAGGAGTACGACCTGCGCGTCAACCACCCGTTGTCGATCGGTGACACCGAGGTCTTCCTGATCGGCCACGGCTACGCCCCGGTCATCACGGTGCGCGACGGCAACGGCGACGTGGTCTACAGCGGGCCGACCGTCTTCCTGCCCGAGGACCAGTCCTTCCAGTCGATCGGTGTGGTCAAGGCGCCCGACGCGCGTCCGACCCAGATCGGGCTGGAGGGGTGGTTCTACCCGACGTACGCCTTCACCGACGAGACCGGACCCTTCTCGATCTTCGGGAGGGCGGAGAACCCCGCGATCTCGATGCTCGTCTACGCCGGCGACCTCGGCATGGACACCGGCGCCCCGCAGTCGGTCTACGCCCTCGACAAGGACGGCGTCGAGCCGGTGCTCGACGACGAGGGGAAGCCGTTCCGGGTCGACCTGCCGATGGGTGAGTCGGTGGAGCTGCCCGACGGGCTCGGCACCGTGAGCTTCGACGGGCTCGAGCGTTGGAACAAGATCACCATCAGCCAGACCCCCGGCAAGCTGGTCGCCCTCGCAGGCGTGGTGCTGGCGCTGGTCGGGCTGCTCGGCTCGCTCTACATCCGTCCGCGACGCGTCTGGGTTCGTGCGCGTGAGGGCGGGGCGGGCACACTGGTCGAGGTGGCGGTCCTCGACCGCTCCGGCAACGGCGACGCAGGTGCCGTCCTGGACCGCGTCGTGACCGCCCTCCGGGACGAGCCCGTCGAGACGGACGAGCAGAAGGAGTCATCGTGA
- a CDS encoding GNAT family N-acetyltransferase — MATEDPGTTTIKPLTPETWDLFAALVERHNGIFGGCWCVKFHPERDDHVPGYDGNRAYKKCLVEEGVARAALVVRDGEDGEEAIAWAEYGTPAELPDIYHSKQYLAEQDLEPDYRITCIFVDKRFRQHGLVTVALEGALALIAQAGGGVVEGYPHIPGERRLSSSFLYNGTKAVYERAGFDFIRPKGLKNTVMRRSVAPSG, encoded by the coding sequence ATGGCGACCGAGGACCCCGGCACCACGACGATCAAGCCGCTGACCCCGGAGACGTGGGACCTCTTCGCTGCGCTGGTGGAGCGACACAACGGCATCTTCGGCGGCTGCTGGTGCGTCAAGTTCCATCCCGAGCGTGACGACCACGTCCCGGGGTACGACGGGAACCGGGCGTACAAGAAGTGCCTGGTCGAGGAGGGCGTCGCCCGTGCGGCGTTGGTCGTCCGCGACGGAGAGGACGGTGAGGAGGCGATCGCCTGGGCGGAGTACGGCACCCCGGCAGAGCTGCCCGACATCTACCACAGCAAGCAGTACCTCGCCGAGCAGGACCTCGAGCCCGACTACCGGATCACCTGCATCTTCGTCGACAAGCGGTTCCGCCAGCACGGCCTGGTGACGGTCGCCCTCGAGGGTGCGCTCGCGCTGATCGCGCAGGCGGGCGGCGGCGTCGTCGAGGGCTACCCCCACATCCCGGGAGAGCGGCGGCTGTCCTCGTCGTTCCTCTACAACGGCACGAAGGCCGTCTACGAGCGCGCCGGCTTCGACTTCATCCGGCCCAAGGGACTGAAGAACACGGTGATGCGCCGGAGCGTGGCACCGTCGGGTTAG
- a CDS encoding CPBP family intramembrane glutamic endopeptidase, translated as MLTSRWSERTARTVLWSSWIVAALLMLDVAPGAWYVLVVAVSALLLCLVPHALPEVSRTGSRADLLAIAIMYVGVVGLMRLAFVGFTTDHVAGLFLSFAAALLLGVVGPIYFTVWRRRADLSDLGLRLGDWRTTGLLALVFAGVQFALTLWGYDLPAPVDWVPLLVMALVVGVFETIFFRGFIQNRLEAAYGPVGGIGVASVLYGLYHVGYGMGGSELLFLTGLGIVYAVAFAQTRSALVLWPLLTPLGSFFNAVDSGDIDLPWASIAGFVDVLAVMVLTGWLARRHVRKTHATEVPVQQALSHP; from the coding sequence ATGCTCACGTCACGATGGTCGGAGCGCACAGCACGCACCGTGCTGTGGTCGAGTTGGATCGTTGCGGCGCTACTCATGCTGGACGTTGCGCCCGGTGCCTGGTACGTACTCGTGGTCGCGGTCAGCGCATTGCTGCTGTGCCTGGTGCCGCACGCGCTTCCAGAGGTCTCGCGAACCGGTTCCCGGGCGGACCTGCTCGCCATCGCCATCATGTACGTCGGAGTGGTCGGCCTGATGCGGCTGGCGTTCGTCGGATTCACCACCGACCATGTCGCCGGATTGTTCCTTTCCTTCGCCGCAGCCCTGCTGCTCGGCGTAGTCGGACCGATCTACTTCACCGTCTGGCGTCGGCGCGCCGATCTGTCCGACCTCGGCCTGCGGCTGGGCGACTGGCGGACGACCGGACTGCTGGCACTGGTGTTCGCTGGGGTCCAATTCGCGCTCACCCTGTGGGGCTACGACCTGCCCGCGCCGGTGGACTGGGTACCGCTACTAGTGATGGCGCTGGTGGTGGGCGTCTTCGAGACGATCTTCTTCCGAGGGTTCATCCAGAACCGGCTCGAAGCCGCGTACGGCCCGGTCGGCGGCATCGGTGTCGCCTCGGTCCTCTACGGGTTGTACCACGTCGGCTACGGGATGGGCGGCAGTGAACTGTTGTTCCTCACCGGCCTCGGCATCGTCTACGCGGTCGCGTTCGCCCAAACCCGCAGCGCACTGGTCCTGTGGCCGCTGCTGACACCGCTCGGGTCGTTCTTCAACGCCGTGGACTCCGGCGACATCGACCTGCCGTGGGCCTCGATCGCAGGGTTCGTTGACGTGCTGGCGGTCATGGTGCTCACCGGATGGCTGGCCCGGCGTCACGTTCGGAAGACGCACGCCACCGAAGTGCCGGTGCAGCAAGCGCTGTCGCATCCCTAG
- a CDS encoding DUF4229 domain-containing protein — MKEFWIYTALRAVLFVATLVTVVGIWLLVADQVPILWAVVVAFVLSGIASYFVLDRSRDAFARKVQARAERASAAFEAQRSKEDAD, encoded by the coding sequence GTGAAGGAGTTCTGGATCTACACGGCCCTGCGCGCCGTGCTGTTCGTCGCCACCCTGGTCACCGTCGTCGGCATCTGGCTGCTCGTCGCCGACCAGGTCCCGATCCTGTGGGCGGTCGTCGTCGCCTTCGTGCTCTCCGGGATCGCGTCGTACTTCGTCCTCGACCGCTCGCGCGACGCCTTCGCGCGCAAGGTGCAGGCGCGCGCCGAGCGTGCGTCAGCGGCCTTCGAGGCGCAGCGGTCGAAGGAGGACGCCGACTAG
- the ccsB gene encoding c-type cytochrome biogenesis protein CcsB produces MTDAAWEALSNQAVAAAGVVYFLAMIAHLVEHAAARRVAEPASVASGGPAGAVAVDTGPEPEVTRRRDMFARLGFLLTLIAAGVHLLSLVARGLAADPNRVPWGNMYEFTLSGTFVVAALYLLLHRRFSLGWMAPIVVGVVLTLLMVAVIWLYAPIAPLTEALYSPWLVIHVVSAIIATGAFTLGGIASLLFLLKDRRPEAASRGYLARVPAAPELDRLSYRMHAFGFPVWTFAVLITGPIWAHEAWASYWNWDPKEVWAFITWVVYAAYLHARATAGWKGRNAALLALLGLATLWFNFIGINFFSTTSQHSYAEGAAAQPSAVVVGTVEPS; encoded by the coding sequence GTGACCGACGCTGCGTGGGAAGCGCTCAGCAACCAGGCGGTCGCCGCTGCTGGTGTCGTCTACTTCCTGGCGATGATCGCCCACCTGGTCGAGCACGCGGCCGCGCGACGGGTCGCCGAGCCGGCCTCGGTCGCCTCCGGCGGGCCCGCCGGCGCGGTCGCGGTCGACACCGGCCCCGAGCCGGAGGTCACCCGCCGCCGCGACATGTTCGCCCGGCTCGGCTTCCTGCTCACGCTGATCGCGGCCGGCGTCCACCTGCTGTCCCTCGTGGCGCGTGGCCTCGCGGCCGACCCGAACCGGGTGCCGTGGGGCAACATGTACGAGTTCACGCTCTCCGGGACCTTCGTCGTCGCCGCCCTCTACCTGCTGCTCCACCGCAGGTTCTCGCTCGGCTGGATGGCGCCGATCGTCGTGGGGGTGGTGCTCACGCTGCTGATGGTGGCCGTGATCTGGCTCTACGCCCCGATCGCGCCCCTCACCGAGGCGCTCTACTCGCCGTGGCTGGTGATCCACGTGGTCTCGGCCATCATCGCCACCGGCGCCTTCACCCTCGGCGGGATCGCCTCGCTCCTCTTCCTCCTCAAGGACCGGCGCCCGGAGGCTGCGTCCCGTGGCTACCTCGCCCGGGTCCCCGCCGCCCCCGAGCTGGACCGGCTGTCCTACCGGATGCACGCCTTCGGCTTCCCGGTCTGGACCTTCGCGGTCCTCATCACGGGACCGATCTGGGCGCACGAGGCCTGGGCGAGCTACTGGAACTGGGACCCCAAGGAGGTCTGGGCCTTCATCACGTGGGTCGTCTACGCGGCGTACCTCCACGCCCGTGCGACCGCGGGGTGGAAGGGACGCAACGCGGCGCTGCTGGCGCTGCTCGGCCTCGCGACGCTGTGGTTCAACTTCATCGGGATCAACTTCTTCTCGACGACCAGCCAGCACTCCTACGCCGAGGGTGCGGCCGCACAGCCCTCAGCGGTCGTCGTCGGGACGGTCGAGCCCTCGTAG
- a CDS encoding histidine phosphatase family protein, translated as MSGESTRWLYMARHAEPEADGAALTAAGARQAEHLGRRLAHLPLSHITHGPLPRAAETARVVADQLELPPSLSEVEAAGDYVPYVPRRAEVPHAWADAVLPPFADVTEEEASRGEALGSRAIDLLAGPATDGRERVEVVITHAFTIGWLVRHALDAPAWRWWPPIQCHAGLTVIRYELEGPPAVMVSNDVAHLPDDLRWTGFPDHLRL; from the coding sequence ATGTCGGGGGAGAGCACACGCTGGCTCTACATGGCGCGCCATGCCGAGCCCGAGGCGGACGGCGCCGCGCTGACCGCGGCGGGTGCCCGCCAGGCCGAGCACCTCGGTCGCCGGCTCGCCCACCTGCCGCTGAGCCACATCACCCACGGGCCGCTCCCGCGAGCGGCGGAGACGGCGCGAGTCGTGGCGGACCAGCTCGAGCTCCCTCCCTCCCTGTCCGAGGTCGAGGCGGCCGGCGACTACGTGCCGTACGTGCCCCGTCGTGCGGAGGTGCCCCATGCCTGGGCGGACGCCGTCCTGCCGCCCTTCGCGGACGTCACCGAGGAGGAGGCCTCCCGGGGCGAGGCCCTCGGCTCCCGGGCGATCGACCTCCTGGCCGGCCCCGCCACGGATGGGCGCGAGCGGGTCGAGGTCGTCATCACCCACGCCTTCACCATCGGGTGGCTGGTCCGGCACGCCCTCGACGCGCCGGCCTGGCGGTGGTGGCCGCCGATCCAGTGCCACGCGGGGCTGACGGTCATCCGGTACGAGCTCGAGGGCCCACCGGCGGTCATGGTCTCGAACGACGTGGCCCACCTGCCCGACGACCTCCGGTGGACCGGGTTCCCGGACCACCTGCGGTTGTGA